The following are from one region of the Elusimicrobiota bacterium genome:
- a CDS encoding ceramidase domain-containing protein: MARGALTLVAISAAAALAVFLHAPIPQDQAYHAFADVRPLFGLPNFGDVMSNAAFLAVGLYGLRRKPLMNRPAYTTLCAGVLLVSLGSAYYHQAPSDATLLWDRLPMTVAFMALFSMMLEERVTSVKTLPVLLALGIASALYWRETGDLRAYMLVQFLPLVLLPLILLLFPRKYLDGRLLMVAVAFYVLAKALETYDRQVFSSIGIVSGHTLKHLSAGVASFFVIAAVPAKPAG; this comes from the coding sequence ATGGCGCGAGGGGCGCTGACCCTCGTCGCGATCTCGGCCGCCGCCGCGCTCGCCGTTTTCCTCCACGCGCCTATACCGCAGGATCAGGCGTACCACGCCTTCGCCGACGTACGGCCCCTGTTCGGACTTCCCAATTTCGGCGACGTGATGTCGAACGCGGCGTTCCTGGCCGTCGGCCTGTACGGCCTGCGCCGAAAGCCCTTGATGAACCGCCCGGCGTACACGACCTTGTGCGCCGGGGTCCTGCTGGTGAGCCTCGGCTCGGCGTACTATCATCAGGCTCCCTCCGACGCGACCCTCCTCTGGGACCGCCTGCCCATGACCGTGGCGTTCATGGCCTTGTTCTCGATGATGCTCGAGGAACGGGTGACGAGCGTCAAGACCTTGCCGGTCCTGCTCGCGCTCGGCATCGCGAGCGCTTTGTATTGGCGTGAGACCGGCGATCTGAGGGCATACATGCTCGTGCAATTCTTGCCGTTGGTCCTCCTGCCGTTGATCCTGCTCCTGTTCCCGCGAAAATATCTGGATGGGCGTCTCCTGATGGTCGCCGTGGCTTTTTATGTCCTTGCGAAGGCACTCGAGACCTACGACCGTCAGGTGTTCTCCTCCATCGGTATCGTCAGCGGCCACACTCTCAAGCACCTGTCCGCCGGCGTCGCCTCGTTCTTCGTCATCGCCGCCGTGCCCGCGAAGCCCGCCGGCTGA
- a CDS encoding caspase family protein — protein sequence MVRVTGEIRIGLILRDANNVDVWEGELTGSGIGTAGGGGIPGNGIKQALGAAFTDAIGKLGGVLEAERPWEQLGKARPAAIAAAPARATVEEPAPPVPGWSDVDQVPSARAKRKGHAVIIGIERYRTKLPLADFAAGDAVLMGKYATAVLGYPEENVVVLSNDAAAKSDFDKYFDKWLPNRVEKDDEVLVYFSGHGSPNATTGDAFLVPYDGDPTYLEETGYPLAKLYAALGKLPTKKTTVVLDSCFSGAGGRSVLAKGARPLVAVKTAEAGAGITVIAASSSDQISNSYQEKGHGLFTYFFLKGLKEKGSDLKAAFEYLKPEVAKVARRQYNTEQEPQWREGR from the coding sequence ATGGTCCGCGTGACCGGCGAGATCCGCATCGGACTGATCCTGCGCGACGCCAACAACGTCGACGTCTGGGAAGGCGAGCTGACCGGCAGCGGCATCGGCACGGCCGGCGGCGGCGGCATCCCCGGCAACGGCATCAAGCAGGCGCTCGGCGCGGCGTTCACCGACGCCATCGGCAAGCTCGGCGGAGTCCTCGAGGCCGAGCGGCCCTGGGAGCAGCTCGGCAAGGCCCGGCCCGCCGCGATCGCCGCGGCGCCCGCGCGCGCGACGGTCGAGGAGCCCGCGCCCCCCGTTCCCGGCTGGTCGGACGTGGACCAGGTGCCCTCGGCCCGGGCCAAGCGCAAGGGACACGCCGTCATCATCGGCATCGAGCGCTACCGCACCAAGCTCCCCCTCGCGGACTTCGCCGCCGGCGACGCCGTTCTCATGGGCAAGTACGCGACCGCCGTGCTCGGCTATCCCGAGGAGAACGTCGTCGTCCTGAGCAACGACGCCGCCGCCAAGAGCGACTTCGACAAGTACTTCGACAAGTGGCTGCCCAACCGCGTGGAGAAGGACGACGAGGTGCTGGTGTACTTCTCCGGCCACGGCTCGCCCAACGCGACGACCGGCGACGCCTTCCTGGTGCCGTACGACGGCGATCCCACCTACCTGGAGGAGACGGGCTACCCGCTCGCGAAGCTGTACGCGGCCCTGGGCAAGCTGCCGACGAAGAAGACGACCGTCGTGCTCGACTCCTGCTTCTCAGGCGCGGGCGGACGCTCGGTGCTGGCCAAGGGCGCGCGGCCGCTGGTGGCGGTGAAGACCGCGGAGGCCGGGGCCGGGATCACGGTGATCGCCGCGTCGTCGTCCGATCAGATCAGCAACTCCTATCAAGAGAAGGGCCACGGCCTGTTCACCTATTTCTTCCTGAAAGGCCTCAAGGAGAAGGGCAGCGACCTGAAGGCCGCCTTCGAGTACCTCAAGCCCGAGGTCGCCAAGGTGGCGCGGCGCCAGTACAACACCGAGCAGGAGCCGCAATGGCGCGAGGGGCGCTGA
- a CDS encoding zinc-binding dehydrogenase, with the protein MKRVVVERPGGHEALALVEEADPVPLPGQVRVRVRAAGINYADTIVREGWYEAAKGKYPITPGFEFAGVVDDDAGGFKAGDRVFGFTRFGGYASVQAVASGRLRLMPDDWSFADCAGVPATHFTAYHALHQTAKVASGETLLIHSAAGGVGTALLQQAKLAGCRTVAVVGSAAKAKVAREFGADAVVVRGPSLWKDVDKAAPEGFDAIFDANGVTTPRPGFKRLKLGGRLVIYGFAEMFPRGKRPSALSLAWNWLRVPRFSPLEMTATNRAVMGFNVVFLTDKAELARDGFDAISGWLKKGLLKKAPVTEFPVERVADAHRALESGDTVGKLVLTFPHTAERNNY; encoded by the coding sequence ATGAAGAGAGTGGTCGTCGAGCGTCCCGGCGGGCACGAGGCGCTGGCTCTCGTCGAGGAAGCCGACCCCGTCCCCCTCCCCGGCCAGGTGCGCGTGCGGGTCCGCGCCGCGGGGATCAATTACGCCGACACCATCGTGCGCGAGGGCTGGTACGAGGCGGCCAAGGGCAAGTATCCCATCACCCCGGGGTTCGAGTTCGCCGGCGTCGTGGACGACGACGCGGGCGGCTTCAAGGCCGGCGACCGCGTGTTCGGCTTCACGCGCTTCGGGGGCTACGCCTCGGTCCAGGCGGTGGCGTCGGGGCGTCTGCGGCTGATGCCGGACGACTGGTCGTTCGCCGACTGCGCGGGGGTCCCGGCGACGCACTTCACGGCGTACCACGCGCTCCATCAGACGGCGAAGGTCGCCTCGGGCGAGACCTTGTTGATCCATTCCGCCGCGGGCGGGGTGGGCACGGCCCTCCTTCAGCAGGCGAAGCTCGCCGGGTGCAGGACCGTCGCGGTCGTGGGCTCCGCGGCGAAGGCGAAGGTGGCGCGTGAGTTCGGCGCCGACGCGGTCGTCGTGCGCGGGCCCTCCCTCTGGAAGGACGTCGACAAGGCCGCGCCGGAGGGGTTCGACGCGATCTTCGACGCGAACGGCGTGACGACGCCTCGCCCCGGGTTCAAGAGGCTCAAGCTGGGCGGGCGGCTCGTCATCTACGGCTTCGCGGAGATGTTCCCGCGCGGCAAGCGGCCGTCGGCGCTCTCTTTGGCGTGGAACTGGCTGCGCGTGCCGCGGTTCTCCCCGCTCGAAATGACGGCGACGAACCGGGCCGTGATGGGGTTCAACGTCGTGTTCCTCACCGACAAGGCGGAGCTCGCGCGGGACGGCTTCGACGCGATCTCCGGGTGGCTGAAGAAGGGTCTGCTCAAGAAGGCGCCGGTGACGGAGTTCCCGGTCGAGCGCGTCGCGGACGCGCACCGGGCTCTCGAGTCGGGCGACACGGTCGGGAAGCTCGTCCTGACTTTCCCGCATACAGCGGAACGAAATAACTATTGA
- a CDS encoding MotA/TolQ/ExbB proton channel family protein translates to MGQQAGIKDILIAGGPVLVFMILLSVYCVALIWERYKFFKRTTGGAVEFLSKVRAAAEAGKLPDAAAFAKSHKGLASGVVMATLSGPTNRDERRRAAERASQRAVAELERGISTLGTIASVAPFIGLFGTVLGVMRAFKDLASAAGAGPGLVAVGISEALICTAAGLLVAIPAVAAFNHFNQKISQFESELRWMIDEVLDGLAERAHR, encoded by the coding sequence ATGGGACAACAGGCAGGCATCAAGGATATCCTCATCGCCGGCGGACCGGTTCTCGTCTTCATGATCCTGCTGTCGGTCTACTGCGTCGCCCTCATCTGGGAGCGCTATAAGTTCTTCAAGCGGACCACCGGCGGAGCCGTCGAGTTCCTGTCCAAGGTGCGGGCCGCCGCCGAAGCCGGCAAGCTCCCCGACGCCGCCGCCTTCGCGAAGAGCCACAAAGGCCTCGCCTCCGGCGTCGTCATGGCGACGTTGAGCGGCCCGACCAACCGCGACGAGCGCCGCCGCGCCGCGGAGCGCGCCTCCCAGCGCGCCGTCGCCGAGCTCGAGCGCGGGATCTCGACCTTGGGCACCATCGCCTCCGTGGCCCCGTTCATCGGCCTGTTCGGCACGGTGCTCGGCGTCATGCGCGCGTTCAAGGACCTGGCCAGCGCCGCCGGCGCGGGGCCCGGCCTCGTGGCCGTCGGCATCTCCGAGGCGCTGATCTGCACCGCCGCGGGCCTGCTCGTCGCCATCCCCGCGGTCGCCGCCTTCAACCACTTCAACCAGAAGATCTCCCAGTTCGAGTCCGAGCTGCGGTGGATGATCGACGAGGTCCTGGACGGCCTCGCCGAGAGGGCTCACCGCTAG
- a CDS encoding biopolymer transporter ExbD, which produces MHVETGAPKRRRVFAEMNLVPLIDVSLILVIIFMVLTPILVNHQLTVKLPKASSGAPAAQDSAITIQITKNGAVTIEGVAVKWEKVEREMTLRLSKASGKTVLVQADRLTPVEKVVMVLDFAKKLGVGKLGIGVTPDAS; this is translated from the coding sequence ATGCACGTCGAGACGGGCGCCCCCAAGCGCCGCCGCGTGTTCGCGGAGATGAACTTAGTGCCGTTGATCGACGTCTCGCTGATCCTGGTGATCATCTTCATGGTGCTGACCCCGATCCTCGTGAACCATCAGCTGACGGTGAAGCTGCCCAAGGCCTCGTCCGGCGCGCCCGCCGCGCAGGACTCGGCGATCACCATCCAGATCACCAAGAACGGCGCCGTGACGATCGAGGGCGTGGCCGTGAAGTGGGAGAAGGTCGAGCGCGAGATGACCCTGCGGCTGTCGAAGGCCTCGGGCAAGACCGTGCTCGTCCAGGCGGACCGCCTGACCCCCGTCGAGAAGGTCGTGATGGTGCTCGACTTCGCGAAGAAGCTCGGGGTCGGCAAGCTCGGCATCGGAGTCACCCCGGACGCGTCATGA
- a CDS encoding TonB family protein, with protein sequence MTGALKPYLARSTGLHVAFIAAAAFYAPSALKKADKVYMIDFVGGPAALQSAGPVSAAKPEPEAAPARPTPQAEDPDSFATKKHRAVALPRPSLLSGWTDRKAPPKPSMSGGTQAAMSQGAGAASGMPGDAAGISTDLPNFPYPWYITQVRQMLWVSWKKRMPAASGEGTVVFSIVRNGAFVDLRMESSSGDSAFDDAAVEAVQAAAPFPALPSDFGEPFLKIHLTLKSEASWR encoded by the coding sequence ATGACCGGCGCGCTGAAGCCGTACCTCGCGCGTTCCACCGGCCTGCACGTCGCGTTCATCGCCGCCGCCGCCTTCTACGCGCCCTCGGCCCTGAAGAAGGCCGACAAGGTCTACATGATCGACTTCGTCGGGGGGCCCGCCGCTTTGCAGTCCGCCGGCCCCGTTTCGGCGGCCAAGCCGGAACCAGAAGCCGCGCCGGCGCGCCCCACGCCCCAAGCGGAGGACCCGGACTCGTTCGCGACGAAGAAGCACCGCGCCGTCGCTCTGCCGCGGCCGAGCCTCCTGTCGGGCTGGACCGACCGGAAGGCGCCGCCCAAGCCCTCGATGTCGGGGGGGACGCAGGCCGCGATGAGCCAGGGCGCGGGGGCGGCGTCGGGGATGCCCGGCGACGCCGCCGGCATCTCGACCGACCTGCCCAATTTCCCCTACCCCTGGTACATCACCCAGGTGAGGCAGATGCTGTGGGTGTCGTGGAAGAAGAGGATGCCCGCCGCGTCGGGCGAGGGGACGGTGGTGTTCTCCATCGTGCGCAACGGGGCGTTCGTGGACCTGAGGATGGAGTCGAGCTCCGGCGATTCCGCGTTCGACGACGCCGCCGTCGAGGCAGTGCAGGCCGCGGCGCCGTTCCCGGCTCTGCCGTCGGATTTCGGCGAGCCCTTCTTGAAGATCCACCTGACCCTGAAGTCGGAGGCCTCTTGGCGCTGA
- a CDS encoding HAMP domain-containing histidine kinase gives MTALTKSEVRSLPPASRRLASLHEIGWVLLSPISGVETTVSAVLAVIVEAVPLRGAVLVECRDSRARLFAWLSAGDRPERLACLERRAEAAFELVTGLPPADLETRRAPLPGAAPAEDASPEPLVIPLALRGQAAFGVLQLETAAAVDREDRVFLETAANQVAIAIDRYYGRRRERLLRRQAEHSEKEARRVSENLERLVAERTARLEQTVKDLHSFAYSIAHDLRAPLRHIHGYTEFVVERADPESKRFARRIMAASVRMDHLISDLLQFSRLTLDEVAPAPVTPSPVLAQVISELDSQIREKKARVDVEPSLPAVMGDPGPLSLIFSNLLSNALKFTPAGVPPWVRVRSERRDGWVRLIFEDDGIGVAPAYQSRIFEVFQRLHTAEQYPGTGIGLAIVRRAAERMGGCCGVESAPGRGSRFWVELKKAQ, from the coding sequence GTGACCGCTCTCACCAAGTCCGAGGTCCGCTCTCTCCCGCCCGCCTCCCGGCGCCTCGCGTCCCTTCACGAGATCGGCTGGGTGCTGCTGTCCCCGATCTCGGGCGTGGAGACCACGGTCTCCGCCGTGCTGGCCGTCATCGTCGAGGCCGTCCCCCTGCGCGGCGCGGTCCTCGTCGAGTGCCGCGACTCGCGGGCGCGCCTGTTCGCCTGGCTCTCCGCCGGGGACCGTCCCGAGCGCCTCGCCTGTCTCGAGCGCCGGGCCGAGGCCGCCTTCGAGCTCGTCACCGGCCTCCCGCCCGCGGACCTCGAGACGCGCCGGGCCCCGCTTCCCGGCGCGGCGCCGGCGGAAGACGCTTCCCCCGAGCCGCTCGTCATCCCGCTGGCCCTGCGCGGGCAGGCGGCCTTCGGCGTGCTCCAGCTCGAGACCGCGGCCGCGGTCGACCGCGAGGACCGCGTCTTCCTCGAGACCGCGGCCAACCAGGTCGCGATCGCGATAGACCGCTACTACGGCCGCCGCCGGGAGCGCCTCCTGCGCCGCCAGGCCGAGCACTCCGAGAAGGAGGCCCGGCGCGTCAGCGAGAACCTGGAGCGGCTCGTCGCCGAGCGCACCGCCCGCCTCGAGCAGACGGTCAAGGACCTCCACTCCTTCGCCTACTCGATCGCCCACGACCTGCGCGCGCCGCTGCGCCACATCCACGGCTACACCGAGTTCGTCGTCGAGCGCGCCGACCCCGAGTCCAAGCGCTTCGCGCGCCGGATCATGGCCGCGTCCGTGCGCATGGACCATCTCATCTCGGACCTCCTCCAGTTCAGCCGCCTGACGCTCGACGAGGTCGCTCCCGCGCCGGTGACTCCCTCCCCCGTCCTCGCCCAAGTGATCTCGGAGCTGGACTCCCAGATCCGCGAGAAGAAGGCCCGCGTCGACGTCGAGCCCTCCCTGCCGGCCGTGATGGGCGACCCCGGGCCCTTGTCCCTGATCTTCTCGAACCTCCTCTCCAACGCCCTGAAGTTCACGCCCGCGGGCGTGCCGCCCTGGGTCCGCGTGCGCAGCGAGCGGCGCGACGGCTGGGTCCGGCTCATCTTCGAGGACGACGGGATCGGCGTGGCTCCGGCCTACCAGAGCAGGATCTTCGAGGTGTTCCAGCGCCTGCACACGGCGGAGCAGTACCCGGGGACCGGCATCGGCCTGGCCATCGTGCGCCGGGCGGCGGAGCGCATGGGCGGGTGCTGCGGCGTGGAGTCCGCGCCGGGGCGGGGCAGCAGGTTCTGGGTGGAACTGAAGAAGGCGCAATGA
- a CDS encoding magnesium transporter yields MRGHEPVAGHLVRSALRARPDESAAAVLARLAAEKPASVELVLVVDHDGRLTGAVPLAKLLALEPGRPLSEAAEEGFPRTTADADQERAASLALHRGVDALPVVDAKGRPLGVMPAQALLQVLRREHVEDLHLLAGIQREGAQARHAIEDPPMRRVRHRLPWLLVGLAGSSVATAAMAAMEETLRANIKIVFFVPALVYLADAVGTQTETVAVRGLSLTRAGLAPLLAAELRTGMLLGAILGGISIAPIWLWSGDIRLASAVAASIFAAGTVANGLGLLFPWTLKTLGFDPAYGTGPASTVVQDVCTILVYFAIVSAFGL; encoded by the coding sequence ATGCGAGGCCATGAGCCCGTCGCCGGTCATCTTGTCCGCTCGGCGCTGCGAGCGCGCCCCGATGAGAGCGCGGCCGCGGTCCTGGCGCGGCTCGCGGCGGAGAAGCCGGCGAGCGTCGAGCTCGTGCTCGTGGTGGATCATGACGGCCGGTTGACCGGCGCCGTTCCGCTCGCGAAGCTGCTCGCGCTGGAGCCGGGCCGCCCGCTCTCGGAGGCGGCGGAGGAAGGGTTCCCGAGGACCACGGCCGACGCCGACCAGGAGCGCGCGGCGTCGCTCGCGCTCCATCGAGGCGTGGATGCTCTTCCCGTCGTGGACGCGAAGGGACGGCCGCTGGGCGTGATGCCGGCTCAGGCGCTGCTCCAGGTGCTGCGCCGCGAGCACGTCGAGGATCTGCACCTCCTCGCCGGCATCCAGCGCGAGGGAGCGCAGGCGCGCCATGCGATCGAGGACCCGCCCATGCGTCGCGTGCGCCACCGCCTCCCGTGGCTGCTGGTCGGCTTGGCGGGCAGCTCGGTCGCCACCGCCGCGATGGCGGCCATGGAGGAGACGCTGCGGGCCAACATCAAGATCGTCTTTTTCGTGCCCGCGCTGGTGTATCTCGCCGACGCCGTCGGCACCCAGACCGAGACGGTCGCCGTGCGCGGGCTTTCGCTCACCCGGGCCGGTCTGGCCCCTCTGCTCGCGGCCGAGCTGCGCACCGGGATGCTGCTCGGGGCGATACTCGGCGGGATCAGCATCGCGCCGATCTGGCTGTGGTCCGGCGACATCCGGCTGGCCTCGGCCGTGGCCGCGTCGATCTTCGCCGCCGGCACCGTCGCGAACGGCCTCGGCCTGCTCTTCCCCTGGACGCTCAAGACGCTCGGCTTCGATCCGGCGTACGGCACCGGCCCGGCCAGCACGGTGGTCCAGGACGTGTGCACGATCCTCGTGTATTTCGCGATCGTGAGCGCGTTCGGGCTCTGA
- a CDS encoding DUF962 domain-containing protein, whose product MTAAEFWPYYVSQHLNPINRRLHAVGTTLGIVLAAAALVTSTPFLAVSSVVVAYGFAWAGHFFYEKNRPATFTHPLLSLQADFRMYRLTLRGEMDTEILILMKELKRLRRV is encoded by the coding sequence ATGACCGCCGCCGAATTCTGGCCTTACTATGTGTCTCAGCATCTAAACCCGATCAACCGCCGTTTACACGCCGTCGGAACGACCCTAGGGATCGTTCTTGCCGCCGCGGCCCTCGTAACGAGCACTCCATTCCTTGCCGTTTCATCCGTCGTCGTTGCTTATGGCTTCGCCTGGGCCGGTCACTTCTTTTACGAAAAAAACAGACCGGCGACGTTCACTCATCCGTTGTTGTCCCTGCAGGCGGACTTCCGCATGTATCGGCTCACCCTCCGCGGCGAGATGGACACCGAGATCTTGATCCTGATGAAAGAGCTCAAGCGCCTACGGCGGGTTTGA
- a CDS encoding ATP-dependent DNA helicase, which yields MDLAALFGPEGALARARSGYEPRPPQEAMAGAVWQSLERGGDLVVEAGTGVGKSLAYLLPAALWAATRDRRVIVSTHTRALQEQLLNHELPTAARALEALGLPLRYAMLMGADNYLCVQRLARLRARPDSVSETGKEIIERLDAWTRDAQSGHRSNLPELIPQNIWDRVARDTDVCMGPGGPYWDRCLWRRDRERADRAHILVVNHALLLSGARLPPSDAMILDEAHNLEDAASARYGVAAGLGRAVALTEEVRVAAKLYADESLSALADEAAAGLGRFLEDLARGSGLTAPDEENQGKLLERTPDAPPPELLALDKALAEAAAAAEGRADETEMRMLHARVAQFGHDLMAVLKPDSSATARWVAWPRTGPELRAAPLDVGRRLAEGLFSRGIPAVLTSATLSTGDGLKDFKARVGLPEARELVLDSPYDYSTQAAFWAVEGIPDPKDEEAHAAAITQACADIVARVPGGVFLLFSSWKLLKRVHGLLRKKIADRPVWAQGASGHEALVREFESAGDAVLLGVDTFWQGIDVPGEALSCVVLVKLPFPNVSSALEEARRRWLEENGRDYFKDWSLPRAVMKFRQGFGRLIRTGTDRGAVVCLDSRVLKKGYGKIFLRSLPPCKKLNGLDELEAFFKPAVGA from the coding sequence ATGGATCTCGCCGCGCTGTTCGGCCCTGAAGGCGCATTGGCGCGCGCGCGCTCCGGCTACGAGCCCCGTCCGCCGCAGGAGGCCATGGCCGGAGCGGTGTGGCAGTCCCTCGAGCGCGGCGGGGACCTCGTCGTGGAGGCGGGCACCGGGGTCGGAAAGAGCCTCGCGTATCTCCTTCCGGCGGCCTTATGGGCGGCGACGCGCGACCGGCGCGTGATCGTGTCCACGCATACGCGAGCCTTGCAGGAACAGCTTTTGAATCACGAGCTGCCCACGGCGGCGCGGGCGCTGGAGGCGCTGGGATTGCCCTTGAGATACGCCATGCTCATGGGGGCCGACAATTACCTTTGCGTCCAACGGCTTGCCAGACTTCGCGCCAGACCGGACTCCGTCTCCGAGACCGGCAAAGAAATCATCGAGCGGCTCGACGCCTGGACCCGCGACGCGCAGTCGGGCCACCGCTCCAACCTCCCCGAGCTGATCCCGCAGAACATCTGGGATCGCGTGGCGCGCGACACCGACGTCTGCATGGGGCCGGGCGGCCCGTACTGGGACCGCTGCCTGTGGCGGCGGGACCGCGAGCGCGCCGACCGGGCGCACATACTCGTCGTCAACCACGCCCTCCTGCTGTCGGGCGCGCGCCTGCCCCCGTCCGACGCGATGATCCTCGACGAGGCGCACAACCTCGAGGACGCCGCGTCCGCGCGCTACGGCGTGGCGGCGGGCCTCGGCCGGGCGGTGGCCTTGACCGAGGAGGTGCGCGTCGCGGCCAAGCTCTACGCGGACGAGTCCCTGTCGGCCCTCGCCGACGAGGCGGCCGCGGGCCTCGGCCGCTTTTTAGAGGACCTCGCCCGCGGCAGCGGCCTGACCGCCCCCGACGAGGAGAACCAGGGCAAGCTTCTCGAGCGCACGCCCGACGCGCCGCCGCCCGAGCTGCTCGCCCTCGACAAGGCGCTCGCCGAGGCCGCGGCCGCCGCCGAGGGCCGCGCCGACGAGACCGAGATGCGCATGCTCCACGCGCGCGTGGCGCAGTTCGGCCACGACCTGATGGCCGTGCTCAAGCCCGACTCGTCGGCGACCGCGCGCTGGGTGGCCTGGCCGCGCACGGGCCCGGAGCTGCGCGCCGCCCCGCTCGACGTGGGCCGGCGCCTGGCCGAGGGCCTGTTCTCCCGCGGCATCCCCGCCGTCCTGACCTCGGCGACCTTGTCCACCGGCGACGGCCTGAAGGACTTCAAGGCGCGCGTCGGCCTGCCCGAGGCGCGCGAGCTCGTCCTCGACTCGCCGTACGACTACTCCACGCAGGCCGCGTTCTGGGCCGTCGAGGGCATCCCCGACCCCAAGGACGAGGAGGCCCACGCCGCCGCGATCACCCAGGCCTGCGCCGACATCGTCGCGCGCGTGCCGGGCGGCGTCTTTCTCCTGTTTTCCAGCTGGAAGCTCCTCAAGCGGGTCCACGGCCTTCTGCGCAAGAAGATCGCCGACCGCCCGGTGTGGGCGCAGGGCGCCTCGGGCCACGAGGCGCTCGTGCGCGAGTTCGAGAGCGCCGGTGACGCGGTGCTCCTCGGCGTGGACACCTTCTGGCAGGGCATCGACGTGCCCGGGGAGGCGCTGTCCTGCGTCGTGCTCGTGAAGCTCCCCTTTCCGAACGTCTCCTCCGCCCTGGAAGAAGCCCGGCGGCGCTGGCTCGAGGAGAACGGCCGGGACTACTTCAAGGACTGGTCCTTGCCCCGCGCCGTCATGAAGTTCCGCCAGGGCTTCGGCCGCCTGATCCGCACCGGGACCGACCGGGGCGCGGTGGTGTGCCTGGACTCGCGCGTGCTCAAGAAGGGCTACGGGAAGATATTCCTGCGGTCCCTGCCGCCGTGCAAAAAACTGAACGGATTGGACGAGCTCGAGGCGTTCTTCAAACCCGCCGTAGGCGCTTGA